Proteins from a genomic interval of Qipengyuania sp. JC766:
- the bglX gene encoding beta-glucosidase BglX, translating into MKRNSIHQFALSGPLAICLATALATSPAQARDMSAQPSAAGTVEIEPGQPEWAAPDAEMDRFLDELIGRMTLDEKIGQLTLLTSDWESTGPTMRDTYKADIRAGKVGSIFNAYTADYTRELQDLAINGTRLKIPLLFGYDVIHGHRTIFPISLGEAASWDMEAVELSARVSAEEASAEGIHWTFSPMVDVARDARWGRISEGAGEDVYLGSKVAKARVEGYQGDDLSAVDTVIATAKHFAAYGAAQAGRDYHTVDVSDRTLRDVYLPPFKAAIDAGVASFMTSFNEVDGVPASGSRYLLTDILRDEWGFDGFVVTDYTSINEMVPHGYAEDLKQAGEQALNAGVDMDMQGAVFMENLAQSVAEGRVDIAAIDTAVRRVLEMKYRLGLFEDPYRYSDRARQEATLYKPEFLEAARDVARKSMVLLKNEGDVLPLVGSAKSIALVGPLADSKPDMIGSWAAAGDRQTRPVTLLEGLRANAADGVTVEYAKGASYEFADEGKTDGFAEALALAERSDVIVAAMGEKWDMTGEAASRTSLDLPGNQQALLEQLVATGKPVVLVMLSGRPNSITWAEDNVPAILHAWYPGTQGGHAVADVLFGKYNPSGKLPVTFPRNVGQAPIHYDMKNTGRPIELGAPGAKYVSRYLNTPNDPLYRFGYGLSYTDFTYSPVTLSSAQMAAGGNITASATITNTGQRAGEEVVQLYVRDLVGSVTRPVQELKGFEKIMLQPGESRTVTFEIAPQDLAFTRADMSHGWEPGEFQLWIAPSSGAEASTPVTFTIQE; encoded by the coding sequence ATGAAGCGCAATTCGATCCACCAGTTCGCCCTGAGCGGACCACTCGCCATCTGTCTCGCCACGGCACTGGCGACTTCGCCGGCACAGGCGCGGGACATGTCGGCCCAGCCGTCCGCTGCCGGTACGGTCGAGATAGAGCCGGGCCAGCCGGAATGGGCCGCACCCGATGCGGAAATGGACCGGTTCCTGGACGAACTCATCGGCCGCATGACACTGGACGAGAAGATCGGCCAGCTGACACTGCTGACGAGCGACTGGGAGTCCACCGGCCCGACGATGCGCGATACCTACAAGGCGGACATCCGGGCGGGGAAGGTCGGTTCGATCTTCAATGCCTATACCGCCGACTACACGCGCGAACTGCAGGATCTCGCGATCAACGGGACTCGCCTGAAGATCCCGCTCCTGTTCGGGTACGACGTGATTCACGGACACCGCACGATCTTCCCGATCTCGCTAGGCGAAGCGGCCAGCTGGGACATGGAAGCGGTCGAATTGTCCGCGCGCGTATCGGCCGAGGAAGCCAGCGCCGAAGGAATCCACTGGACCTTCTCGCCGATGGTCGATGTCGCCCGCGATGCGCGCTGGGGCCGCATTTCGGAAGGCGCAGGCGAAGACGTCTATCTCGGGAGCAAGGTCGCAAAGGCGCGGGTCGAGGGTTACCAGGGTGACGACCTCTCCGCCGTCGACACGGTCATCGCAACCGCGAAGCACTTCGCCGCCTATGGCGCGGCGCAGGCCGGCCGCGATTATCACACCGTCGACGTCAGCGACCGGACGCTGCGCGACGTGTACCTGCCGCCGTTCAAGGCCGCGATCGATGCGGGCGTCGCGTCCTTCATGACCAGCTTCAACGAGGTCGACGGCGTCCCCGCCAGCGGAAGCCGGTACCTTCTCACCGACATCCTGCGCGACGAGTGGGGTTTCGACGGCTTCGTCGTGACCGACTACACCTCGATCAACGAGATGGTGCCGCATGGCTACGCGGAGGATTTGAAGCAGGCGGGCGAACAGGCGCTGAATGCCGGCGTCGACATGGACATGCAGGGTGCGGTCTTCATGGAGAACCTTGCCCAGTCGGTGGCGGAAGGCCGCGTGGATATCGCCGCGATCGACACGGCCGTGCGCCGGGTTCTGGAAATGAAATACCGCCTCGGCCTGTTCGAGGATCCCTATCGGTATTCCGACCGCGCCCGGCAGGAAGCGACGCTCTACAAGCCCGAATTCCTCGAGGCCGCGCGCGATGTTGCGCGCAAGTCCATGGTCCTGCTCAAGAATGAAGGCGATGTACTCCCGCTCGTGGGGTCGGCGAAGTCGATCGCGCTCGTAGGGCCGCTCGCGGACAGCAAGCCGGACATGATCGGCAGCTGGGCCGCCGCCGGTGATCGCCAGACGCGGCCCGTGACCCTGCTGGAAGGCCTGCGGGCGAATGCTGCCGACGGTGTGACTGTCGAATACGCGAAGGGCGCGAGCTACGAGTTCGCCGACGAGGGCAAGACCGACGGTTTCGCAGAAGCGCTGGCGCTGGCCGAGCGATCGGACGTCATCGTCGCCGCGATGGGCGAGAAGTGGGACATGACGGGTGAGGCCGCCAGTCGCACCTCGCTGGACCTCCCCGGCAACCAGCAAGCCTTGCTGGAGCAGCTCGTGGCGACGGGCAAACCTGTCGTCCTCGTAATGCTGAGCGGCCGGCCCAATTCGATCACCTGGGCTGAAGACAACGTGCCGGCGATCCTCCACGCCTGGTATCCGGGCACGCAGGGCGGCCACGCGGTGGCGGACGTGCTGTTCGGCAAGTACAACCCGTCCGGCAAGCTGCCGGTGACCTTTCCCCGCAATGTGGGTCAGGCGCCGATCCACTACGACATGAAGAACACGGGCCGGCCGATCGAGCTGGGCGCGCCGGGCGCGAAATACGTCTCGCGGTATCTCAACACGCCGAACGATCCGCTCTACCGTTTCGGATACGGGCTCAGCTACACCGACTTCACCTATTCGCCGGTCACGCTTAGCTCCGCGCAGATGGCGGCGGGTGGCAACATCACTGCGAGTGCGACCATTACGAATACCGGCCAACGCGCCGGGGAGGAAGTGGTCCAGCTGTACGTGCGCGACCTCGTCGGTTCGGTCACCCGGCCGGTCCAGGAACTGAAGGGCTTCGAGAAGATCATGCTCCAGCCGGGCGAAAGCCGCACGGTGACTTTCGAGATTGCGCCCCAAGATCTGGCTTTCACGCGTGCCGACATGTCGCACGGATGGGAGCCGGGCGAGTTCCAACTCTGGATCGCGCCGTCTTCGGGAGCCGAGGCGAGCACGCCGGTGACCTTCACGATCCAGGAGTGA
- a CDS encoding sulfatase: MMRGSAFGFAWILALATAAPSAAQSGEGSTKAERPNIVFIMTDDHAQTAISAYGTEIGRLAPTPNIDRIAQNGALFENSYVTNSLCGPSRATMLTGQFSHMHGFTRNGQRFDNGQWNWVRALGQSGYRTALFGKWHLNYSPEGAGIDDWAVLDDQGKYYNPDIITPGGRNVVEGYATDIVTDLSIDWLEENARSDEPFAILIHHKAPHRNFMPALRHVQKYIGTEFPVPTNYFDHYDGRPAAADQEMSIYEHMYEGHDLKMTLEEGSSELRFNPWTDDFKRMTPEQRATYFGALQPENDAMNAAEMSDREMAIWKYQRYMHEYLGTVAAVDESVGRVLDWLEATGKADNTIVVYTSDQGFYLGEHGWFDKRFMYEESLRTPLVMQYPGHIAPGTRVSVPVQNVDYAPTFLDYAGLPDRATIQGRSLRDVTGGSPPRDWREDVYYHYYEYPGFHAVRAHYGVKSGRYKLMRFYGDINQWEFYDLQTDPSEMDNRIDDPSVQPIVRGLKEKLKDLRARYRDGDGPAVDDPVTMASAIAKGRRDADAAAGSGHHDHH, translated from the coding sequence ATGATGCGCGGATCGGCTTTCGGCTTTGCCTGGATCCTGGCGCTGGCGACGGCCGCGCCGTCCGCGGCTCAGAGCGGAGAGGGTTCAACGAAGGCGGAGCGTCCGAACATCGTCTTCATCATGACCGACGATCACGCGCAGACGGCCATTTCCGCCTACGGGACGGAGATCGGCCGCCTGGCGCCCACTCCGAATATCGACCGGATCGCGCAAAACGGAGCGCTGTTCGAAAACAGCTACGTCACCAATTCCCTGTGCGGGCCGAGCCGCGCGACGATGCTGACTGGCCAGTTTTCCCACATGCACGGGTTCACTCGCAATGGGCAGCGTTTCGACAACGGCCAGTGGAACTGGGTGCGCGCCCTCGGGCAGTCCGGATACCGTACCGCGCTGTTCGGCAAGTGGCACCTCAACTATTCGCCCGAAGGTGCCGGGATCGACGACTGGGCCGTGCTCGACGATCAGGGGAAGTACTATAATCCGGACATCATCACCCCGGGCGGGCGAAACGTGGTGGAAGGCTATGCCACCGATATCGTCACGGACCTGAGCATCGACTGGCTGGAGGAGAATGCGCGCTCGGACGAACCGTTCGCGATCCTCATTCACCACAAGGCGCCGCATCGCAATTTCATGCCGGCCCTGCGCCATGTGCAGAAATACATCGGCACCGAATTCCCGGTGCCGACAAACTATTTCGATCACTACGACGGTCGGCCCGCCGCGGCGGACCAGGAAATGAGCATCTACGAGCACATGTACGAGGGTCACGATCTGAAGATGACCCTGGAGGAAGGCTCGAGCGAACTTCGCTTCAATCCCTGGACCGACGACTTCAAGCGTATGACCCCGGAACAGCGCGCGACCTATTTCGGCGCACTGCAGCCGGAAAACGACGCGATGAATGCGGCCGAGATGTCGGACCGCGAAATGGCGATCTGGAAGTACCAGCGATACATGCACGAATATCTCGGGACCGTCGCGGCCGTGGACGAGAGCGTCGGCCGCGTGCTCGACTGGCTCGAGGCGACGGGCAAGGCGGACAACACGATCGTCGTCTACACTTCCGACCAGGGCTTCTACCTCGGCGAACATGGCTGGTTCGACAAGCGGTTCATGTACGAGGAGAGCCTGCGTACGCCGCTGGTCATGCAATATCCCGGCCACATCGCCCCGGGCACCCGGGTCAGCGTACCGGTCCAGAATGTCGACTATGCGCCGACATTCCTCGATTACGCCGGTCTGCCGGATCGCGCCACGATCCAGGGCCGTTCGCTGCGCGACGTGACGGGCGGTTCACCGCCGCGCGACTGGCGGGAAGATGTCTATTACCATTACTATGAATATCCCGGATTCCATGCCGTGCGAGCGCATTACGGCGTGAAGTCTGGCCGCTATAAACTGATGCGGTTCTACGGCGACATCAACCAGTGGGAATTCTACGACCTGCAGACCGATCCGAGCGAGATGGACAACCGGATCGACGACCCGTCCGTTCAGCCGATCGTGCGCGGTCTGAAGGAGAAACTGAAAGACCTTCGCGCCCGCTACCGGGACGGTGACGGTCCGGCAGTCGACGATCCCGTCACGATGGCCTCTGCCATTGCGAAGGGACGCCGCGATGCCGATGCCGCAGCAGGCAGCGGGCATCACGACCATCACTAA